Proteins co-encoded in one Aethina tumida isolate Nest 87 chromosome 7, icAetTumi1.1, whole genome shotgun sequence genomic window:
- the LOC109594548 gene encoding 32 kDa beta-galactoside-binding lectin, with amino-acid sequence MPCCFKQKDKNAEELNKQLEIIRLELVPKEESVVAQDVPPHFGPGYLIWIDGHIKNHCPRFSIDLKSDKTPDADIILHINPRLALHYVVRNTKQSSCWGDEETNSVHKYVNYGIKPKTDFTLKIYVIATEYLIIFNGKNLCQYKHRISPNKVKVVEACGMVDVKNIKFEQTPTFPEKPFELEVVPSGESLSSIPSEEMKTPLTYRLENFTIGKQLEIYGRVKILPQYFYINLQDGGNYIYPNPEIHLHFNPRFNTIHGRLYIVCNAHFGKWGPEQRISNCAMLPYTKFSLAFRRDINNFIIVLDGKIIGEFKYRADASNVNTIHIQGDIVVNQVYLNNKVDEHYNDKHIKVESPPL; translated from the exons ATGCCTTGCTGTTTTAAACAAAAGGATAAAAATGCGGAGGAACTCAACAAGCAGTTGGAAATTATTAGGCTCGAACTTGTACCTAAAGAA GAATCGGTGGTCGCCCAAGACGTACCTCCGCATTTTGGGCCGGGATACCTCATCTGGATCGACGGACACATCAAAAATCATTGTCCAAG ATTtagtattgatttaaaatcagATAAAACTCCGGACGCCGACATTATACTTCATATTAATCCTCGACTAGCTCTACACTACGTTGTCCGCAATACTAAACAATCTTCGTGTTGGGGTGACGAAGAAACAAACTCTGTCCATAAATACGTAAACTATGGTATAAAGCCCAAAActgattttactttaaaaatatacgtcATCGCCACcgaatacttaattattttcaatggaaagaATTTATGTCAATACAAACACAGAATCTCGCCCAACAAAGTTAAGGTGGTTGAAGCATGTGGAATGGTGGATGtgaagaatataaagtttGAACAAACCCCAACTTTTCCCGAAAAACCCTTCGAATTAGAAGTTGTTCCCAGTGGGGAGAGCCTCTCTTCAATTCCAAGTGAAGAAATG AAAACCCCATTGACGTATCGATTGGAGAACTTTACAATAGGAAAGCAACTGGAAATATATGGAAGGGTGAAAATACTGccgcaatatttttatattaatttacaggaTGGTGGAAATTACATATATCCAAACCCCgaaatacatttacattttaatcccCGATTTA ATACAATTCATGGGAGACTGTATATAGTATGCAACGCTCATTTCGGAAAGTGGGGCCCAGAACAGAGGATTAGCAACTGCGCAATGCTTCCTTATACAAAATTCAGTCTGGCTTTCCGTcgagatattaataattttattatagtacTCGACGGTAAAATCATCGGGGAGTTCAAATATAGAGCTGATGCTTCTAATGTTAACACCATACACATACAGGGAGATATTGTGGTCAAtcaagtatatttaaataataaggtCGATGAACATTACAACGACAAGCATATTAAGGTAGAGTCTCCGCCTTTATAA